In one Lachnospiraceae bacterium GAM79 genomic region, the following are encoded:
- a CDS encoding CCA tRNA nucleotidyltransferase, which produces MEIRMPENAKKVIETLEAAGYEAYIVGGCVRDSILGREPGDWDITTAARPEQVKALFRRTIDTGIKHGTVTVMFGKEAYEVTTYRVDGEYSDHRRPDSVEFTANLEEDLKRRDFTINAMAYSPSAGVIDLFGGMDDLDNKVIKAVGDPLARFDEDALRILRAIRFAGQLDFTIERDTRKAMILRAQFLQDISAERIRVELDKLLTSAHPEKLMEAYVTGITAYILPEFDRMMEQPQNNPYHKYNVGVHSMEAVKVIEPTTVCRWAALLHDVGKPECHTVDENGIDHFYGHNEKGAEIARKVLRRLRFDNETTDLVCKMVLWHDYGLGEMLKKTTFRKALSRMGADFFPYYIKIRRADMAAQSDYKLEERRGSIEHLEKLYQEITDAKDCLTIKQLAINGKDLIALGVKPGKEIGDILQELLNQVLGSPELNNRETLLSMADKYIKK; this is translated from the coding sequence ATGGAGATCAGGATGCCGGAGAATGCGAAAAAGGTAATAGAGACACTGGAAGCTGCCGGATATGAAGCCTATATTGTTGGTGGCTGTGTGAGAGACAGTATTCTTGGCAGAGAACCGGGAGACTGGGATATTACGACAGCAGCAAGACCGGAACAGGTAAAGGCGTTATTCAGACGGACGATCGATACTGGAATTAAGCATGGTACGGTTACGGTTATGTTTGGTAAAGAGGCATATGAAGTAACCACCTACCGGGTGGATGGAGAATATTCCGATCACAGAAGACCGGATTCTGTGGAATTTACTGCGAATTTAGAAGAAGACTTGAAGCGTAGGGATTTTACGATCAACGCTATGGCATACAGTCCTTCAGCAGGTGTGATCGATCTGTTCGGTGGAATGGATGATCTGGACAATAAGGTCATTAAGGCGGTCGGTGATCCGCTGGCACGGTTTGACGAAGATGCCCTGAGAATCCTTCGGGCGATCCGGTTTGCAGGCCAGCTTGATTTCACAATCGAGAGGGATACCAGAAAGGCGATGATCCTGCGGGCACAGTTCTTACAGGATATCAGTGCCGAACGTATCCGCGTGGAGCTTGACAAATTGCTGACTTCTGCGCATCCGGAGAAATTGATGGAAGCATATGTGACAGGTATAACAGCATATATCCTGCCGGAATTTGACCGAATGATGGAACAGCCGCAGAACAATCCATACCACAAATACAACGTAGGAGTTCATTCGATGGAAGCAGTTAAGGTTATTGAGCCAACTACAGTATGCAGATGGGCTGCGCTGCTTCATGATGTGGGAAAGCCGGAATGTCATACAGTGGATGAAAATGGTATCGACCATTTCTATGGACATAATGAGAAGGGGGCAGAGATTGCCCGTAAGGTGCTTCGCAGACTGCGGTTTGACAATGAAACGACAGATCTGGTATGCAAGATGGTGCTGTGGCATGATTATGGTTTAGGGGAGATGTTGAAAAAGACAACCTTCCGAAAAGCACTCAGCAGGATGGGAGCAGATTTCTTCCCTTATTATATCAAGATTCGCCGGGCGGATATGGCGGCGCAGAGTGATTATAAGTTAGAAGAACGGAGAGGCAGCATCGAGCATCTGGAGAAATTGTATCAGGAGATCACGGATGCGAAAGATTGTCTGACGATTAAACAGCTTGCCATCAATGGAAAGGATTTGATCGCACTTGGCGTAAAGCCGGGAAAAGAGATCGGCGATATCCTGCAGGAGCTTCTGAATCAGGTGCTTGGCAGTCCTGAGTTGAACAACAGAGAAACGCTGCTGTCTATGGCAGATAAATATATTAAGAAGTAA
- a CDS encoding VOC family protein, whose product MRLRNVLIVVKDIERSKQFYHDLFELEPILDNDGNLILTEGLVLQDERIWKDFLKRDVISHNNSTELYFEERDIEAFVEKLERLYPSIEYVNPLMVHSWGQKVVRFYDLDGNLIEVGTPA is encoded by the coding sequence ATGAGACTGAGGAATGTGTTAATTGTTGTGAAAGATATTGAACGGTCAAAGCAATTTTACCATGATCTGTTTGAACTCGAACCAATATTAGATAATGACGGAAATCTGATTCTGACGGAAGGATTAGTATTGCAGGATGAGAGGATATGGAAAGATTTTCTTAAAAGAGATGTGATATCCCACAATAATTCCACCGAGCTATATTTTGAGGAGCGGGATATCGAAGCTTTTGTTGAAAAGCTGGAGCGGTTATATCCATCGATTGAATATGTAAATCCACTTATGGTTCACAGTTGGGGACAGAAGGTGGTTCGTTTCTATGATCTGGATGGAAATCTGATCGAGGTTGGGACGCCGGCGTAA
- a CDS encoding HAMP domain-containing histidine kinase yields MKIIKKVKWALVSVWIFIVLIMVIGTIVIGRSYLSEMFGDGYSIQSLYSISDPIKETYRNLSIIMSEVQEDLQTNPNKFYDKKYFESLNQKAGNYRTSVLVYLNGEFVYSGIQKDIEELESSLLTKRTIYTNGERDIDQDNNLSEVSVEDMGAQGSYSFGENGKTYEYMLTTPQAYLCNEIDYQIDGKPISVFLVTYYGNYVSQFKSALVGFIFMMFLIMLVLTTALLALVYTQFIRPLVRLKEAAEEIGTGNLNSPVDVSSSRKDEIGELCRSFNDMRVRLNESVELKMQYEEENRELISNISHDLKTPITTIKGYVEGLMDGVADTPEKQDRYLKMIYNKANELDALINELSLYTNITNNAIPYEFHRVSVKDYFNDCMEEVRADLLSHNMTLTYNNYCAEDVKVVVDPDQLKRVINNVVTNAIKYTDKEEGHIDISIEESEKMIKVSINDDGRGIDKESLPHIFDRTYRADNARRSRGGSGLGLAICKKIVEEHGGKIWATSTKGEGTTIYFTLKKYIKEENKDEQNIDN; encoded by the coding sequence ATGAAGATCATTAAAAAAGTTAAATGGGCATTGGTTTCGGTTTGGATTTTTATCGTGTTGATCATGGTGATAGGAACGATTGTGATCGGACGAAGTTATCTGTCAGAAATGTTTGGAGATGGATATAGTATACAGTCATTATATTCCATTAGTGATCCGATCAAGGAGACCTATAGAAATCTGTCGATTATCATGTCGGAGGTACAGGAAGATCTGCAGACAAATCCCAATAAATTTTATGATAAAAAATATTTTGAAAGTTTGAATCAGAAAGCTGGAAATTACAGGACATCGGTTCTCGTCTATCTGAACGGAGAATTTGTATATTCCGGAATACAGAAAGATATAGAGGAACTGGAATCCTCGTTACTTACTAAAAGAACCATTTATACAAATGGTGAAAGAGACATTGATCAGGATAACAATTTATCGGAAGTCAGTGTGGAAGATATGGGGGCACAAGGTTCATACTCATTTGGAGAGAATGGAAAAACCTATGAATATATGTTGACTACCCCGCAAGCATATCTGTGTAATGAGATTGATTATCAGATTGACGGAAAACCGATCAGCGTTTTTCTGGTTACCTACTATGGTAATTATGTCAGCCAGTTTAAGAGTGCACTTGTGGGTTTCATTTTTATGATGTTTTTGATCATGCTTGTGTTGACGACGGCATTGTTAGCGCTGGTATATACACAGTTTATTCGACCGTTGGTACGATTAAAAGAGGCAGCAGAGGAGATCGGTACAGGAAATTTGAACAGCCCGGTCGACGTGAGCAGCAGCAGAAAAGATGAGATCGGAGAGTTATGCCGGTCATTTAATGACATGAGGGTACGTTTGAATGAGTCTGTTGAGCTTAAGATGCAGTATGAGGAAGAGAACAGAGAGTTGATCAGTAATATTTCCCATGATCTGAAAACGCCGATCACGACGATCAAAGGTTATGTCGAAGGTCTGATGGATGGTGTGGCAGATACGCCGGAGAAACAGGATCGCTATCTGAAGATGATCTATAATAAGGCAAATGAATTGGATGCGTTGATTAATGAGCTGTCGCTCTATACAAATATTACGAACAATGCGATACCATATGAATTCCACAGGGTATCAGTTAAGGATTATTTTAATGATTGTATGGAAGAGGTTCGGGCAGATCTGTTGTCACATAATATGACTCTTACTTATAATAACTATTGTGCAGAAGATGTAAAGGTTGTCGTTGATCCGGATCAGTTGAAGCGAGTTATCAACAACGTTGTTACGAATGCAATCAAGTATACAGACAAAGAGGAAGGTCATATTGACATTTCTATAGAGGAAAGTGAGAAGATGATCAAGGTATCGATCAATGATGATGGACGGGGTATTGATAAAGAGAGCCTGCCGCATATATTTGACCGAACCTATCGTGCAGACAATGCAAGACGTTCCAGAGGCGGAAGCGGACTGGGACTTGCTATCTGTAAGAAGATCGTGGAAGAACATGGTGGAAAGATCTGGGCAACCAGTACGAAAGGCGAGGGTACAACGATCTATTTCACATTGAAGAAGTACATCAAGGAGGAAAATAAAGATGAGCAGAATATTGATAATTGA
- a CDS encoding L,D-transpeptidase family protein produces the protein MRKIGKGLILTALFAVCTVGMIGLNLDAATLQNKDQKSYDIEIMTDGQIPGADSSTTEAPTTEEPTTEAPKNGWVKEPDGRKYYVNGVAKTGSHVAIKDSNGKKYYYSFDKKGNLVYGLVKVNGKLYYHSSSDKKHPGAAVTGWQQIKGKKYYFSKKTCAAYTGYKKIGNSRYFFDSKGRMLTKKWKTVEKRKYYFGKDGKAETGLVKISGKKYYFSKKGVLQKSKFVKYKGKKYYLGKTGKAAAGEVRKVNSSYYYFNKSASMIKSSWIKTSKGKYYFGKSGKAYTGSHKINNKVYVFRSNGTLVTQSGLVTISGKTYYMNSNGTAQTGYKKIGDAYYYFGKDGVMYRKKWAYVGGYKFYFCSNGKRAVEVDDVIGDQDAYEIIINKKTNVVTVYAKDGKNGYIIPVRAFICSTGVSTPLGTFHTQSRYRWHELMGPCWGQWCSGIYEGYLFHSVYYNDVNNNNALSVNAYNKLGTTCSHGCVRLTAGDAKWIYDHCSVGTKVTIINESGRDPFPKPTAYKLPSWHTWDPTDPNMQYKCKQKGCH, from the coding sequence ATGAGAAAAATAGGAAAAGGCTTAATTCTGACTGCATTATTTGCAGTCTGTACAGTAGGAATGATCGGGCTAAATCTGGATGCTGCAACTTTGCAGAATAAGGATCAGAAGAGTTATGATATCGAGATCATGACAGATGGACAGATCCCGGGCGCAGACAGTTCGACGACAGAAGCGCCAACAACAGAAGAACCGACAACGGAAGCTCCAAAGAATGGCTGGGTAAAAGAGCCTGATGGTAGAAAATACTATGTAAACGGTGTTGCAAAGACGGGAAGTCATGTAGCGATCAAGGACAGTAATGGCAAGAAATATTATTATTCTTTCGATAAGAAGGGTAATCTTGTGTATGGTCTTGTGAAGGTAAATGGTAAGCTGTACTATCATTCTTCAAGTGACAAGAAGCATCCGGGTGCAGCTGTTACTGGATGGCAGCAGATAAAAGGTAAGAAGTATTATTTCAGCAAGAAGACCTGTGCAGCTTATACAGGATATAAGAAGATAGGAAATTCCAGATATTTCTTTGACAGCAAGGGAAGGATGCTGACAAAGAAATGGAAGACGGTTGAGAAAAGAAAGTATTACTTTGGCAAGGATGGCAAGGCTGAAACAGGACTTGTGAAGATCAGTGGAAAGAAATATTATTTCAGTAAAAAAGGTGTCCTGCAGAAAAGCAAATTTGTAAAATATAAGGGAAAGAAGTATTACCTTGGAAAGACAGGTAAGGCTGCAGCAGGTGAAGTAAGGAAGGTAAATAGTAGCTACTATTACTTTAATAAATCAGCAAGCATGATAAAGAGTTCCTGGATTAAGACATCGAAGGGCAAGTACTATTTTGGTAAGAGCGGAAAAGCCTATACCGGATCACATAAGATCAATAATAAGGTGTATGTATTCCGTTCAAACGGAACGTTGGTAACACAATCAGGTCTGGTGACGATATCCGGCAAGACTTATTATATGAACAGCAATGGTACAGCACAGACCGGATATAAGAAGATTGGTGATGCATATTACTATTTTGGTAAAGATGGTGTTATGTATAGAAAGAAATGGGCGTATGTCGGTGGATATAAGTTCTATTTCTGTTCTAATGGTAAGCGTGCAGTCGAAGTAGATGATGTCATCGGAGATCAGGATGCTTATGAGATCATCATTAATAAGAAAACCAATGTTGTAACTGTATATGCAAAGGATGGAAAGAATGGATATATTATTCCGGTACGTGCTTTTATATGTTCTACCGGTGTGAGCACACCACTTGGTACATTCCATACACAGAGCCGTTACAGATGGCATGAACTGATGGGACCATGCTGGGGGCAGTGGTGCAGTGGTATCTACGAAGGCTATCTGTTCCATTCGGTATACTACAACGATGTAAATAATAACAATGCACTTAGCGTAAATGCTTATAATAAGCTTGGCACAACATGTTCACATGGATGTGTAAGACTGACAGCAGGAGATGCAAAGTGGATTTATGATCACTGCAGTGTCGGAACAAAGGTAACGATCATTAATGAAAGCGGCAGAGATCCATTTCCAAAGCCAACTGCATATAAGCTTCCATCATGGCATACATGGGATCCGACAGATCCTAATATGCAGTATAAATGTAAACAGAAGGGCTGCCACTAG
- a CDS encoding RluA family pseudouridine synthase codes for MKIEVLYEDNDILVAVKPYGLPSQPDKKNSENMVSMLKLRIFEKEHRTEEPYLAPIHRLDRPVGGIMLFAKNKEAAAKLSKQSEDGEMVKYYQAILTGELPNDAGTITNYLIHDNQTNVTRIVDKDTPGAKLAELDYEVLDVMETDDGILSYVLINLITGRTHQIRVQMAGKKAGIWGDTKYNPKFRKTKKSYKQIGLHASRLEFEHPVTGEHMVFKNEPEGKAFEIIELDEF; via the coding sequence ATGAAGATAGAAGTATTATATGAAGATAATGATATATTGGTTGCTGTGAAGCCGTACGGACTGCCATCACAGCCGGATAAGAAGAATTCTGAAAATATGGTCAGTATGTTGAAGCTCCGTATCTTTGAGAAAGAGCATCGGACAGAGGAACCGTATCTGGCACCGATCCACAGATTGGATCGACCGGTTGGCGGCATTATGTTATTTGCAAAGAATAAAGAAGCTGCGGCAAAATTGTCTAAACAGAGCGAAGATGGTGAGATGGTCAAATATTATCAGGCGATCTTAACAGGTGAACTTCCGAATGATGCCGGAACGATTACGAATTATCTGATTCATGATAACCAGACCAATGTCACAAGGATTGTGGATAAAGATACACCGGGAGCAAAATTAGCAGAGCTTGATTATGAAGTGTTAGATGTCATGGAGACAGATGATGGAATCTTAAGCTATGTGCTGATCAATCTTATCACAGGCAGAACACATCAGATCCGTGTTCAGATGGCTGGTAAAAAAGCAGGCATTTGGGGTGATACAAAGTACAATCCTAAGTTCCGGAAGACAAAAAAATCTTATAAACAGATCGGTCTTCATGCATCCAGGCTGGAATTTGAACATCCTGTGACAGGAGAACACATGGTATTTAAGAATGAGCCGGAAGGCAAGGCATTCGAGATTATCGAGCTGGATGAATTTTAG
- a CDS encoding esterase, which produces MVVYKYGDPEANIVLIQPVGDHDVHDIENEVSEIKKRTSLEFQMVAVKVDSWNQDLSPWRAPAVFGNENFGEGASALLVQILELCKDERKTYYLGGYSLAGLFALWASCQTDRFAGIASASPSVWFPGFLSYVKEYGIASPVVYLSLGDREERTKNQVMATVGDCIRELYGWLQEQEIDSILEWNQGNHFKEPGIRTAKAFAWVMERTKGTIRGR; this is translated from the coding sequence ATGGTTGTATATAAATATGGTGATCCGGAAGCAAATATTGTATTGATTCAGCCAGTGGGAGATCATGATGTGCATGATATAGAAAATGAGGTTTCAGAGATAAAGAAGAGGACTTCTCTGGAATTTCAGATGGTCGCAGTTAAAGTAGATAGCTGGAATCAGGATCTGTCTCCGTGGAGAGCACCTGCTGTATTTGGAAATGAAAATTTTGGCGAGGGCGCATCGGCGTTACTGGTGCAGATATTGGAATTGTGCAAGGATGAAAGAAAGACTTATTATCTCGGTGGATATTCCCTTGCAGGACTGTTTGCACTTTGGGCATCCTGCCAGACGGACAGGTTTGCCGGGATAGCGTCAGCATCCCCATCAGTTTGGTTTCCGGGATTTCTTTCGTATGTGAAAGAATATGGGATTGCAAGCCCGGTTGTTTATCTGAGTCTTGGTGATCGGGAAGAAAGAACGAAGAATCAGGTTATGGCTACGGTAGGCGATTGTATCCGGGAATTGTATGGATGGCTACAGGAGCAGGAGATTGACAGTATACTGGAATGGAATCAGGGAAATCATTTTAAAGAACCGGGAATCCGGACGGCGAAAGCATTTGCATGGGTGATGGAAAGAACAAAAGGAACGATCAGAGGAAGGTGA
- a CDS encoding response regulator transcription factor has product MSRILIIEDELSIAELERDYLELNDFEVEIETNGAKGLDKALENDYSLILLDLMLPDLDGFEICRQIREKKDIPIIMVTAKKNDIDKIRGLGLGVDDYVTKPFSPSELVARVKAHISRYERLIGSTALQNDVIEIRGLKIDKTDRRVYVDGEEKVFTNKEFDLLTFLASNPNKVFSKDELFNKIWNMESIGDIATVTVHIKKIREKIEFDTSKPQYIETVWGVGYRFRM; this is encoded by the coding sequence ATGAGCAGAATATTGATAATTGAAGATGAACTTAGTATTGCAGAACTGGAGAGAGATTATCTGGAGTTAAATGATTTTGAAGTCGAAATAGAGACAAACGGAGCAAAGGGTCTGGATAAGGCACTGGAGAATGACTACAGTCTGATCCTGCTTGATCTGATGCTGCCGGATCTGGATGGATTTGAAATCTGTCGTCAGATTCGTGAGAAGAAGGATATTCCGATCATCATGGTAACAGCGAAGAAGAATGATATTGATAAGATTCGTGGATTGGGACTTGGTGTTGATGATTATGTAACAAAACCCTTCAGTCCAAGCGAACTGGTTGCCAGAGTAAAAGCACATATCTCCAGATATGAGAGATTGATCGGTTCAACTGCATTGCAGAATGATGTGATCGAGATTCGTGGTTTGAAGATCGATAAAACTGATCGTCGTGTCTATGTGGATGGCGAAGAGAAGGTATTTACAAATAAGGAATTTGATCTTTTGACCTTCCTTGCAAGCAATCCGAATAAAGTATTTTCAAAGGATGAACTGTTCAATAAGATTTGGAATATGGAGAGTATCGGGGATATAGCGACCGTAACGGTTCATATTAAGAAGATTCGCGAGAAGATTGAATTTGATACATCTAAGCCACAGTATATCGAGACTGTATGGGGCGTAGGATACAGATTCAGAATGTAG
- a CDS encoding nucleotidyltransferase domain-containing protein, producing the protein MQEVILYGSRAKGTAMERSDIDIAVSGVDNFESLVEKVEELPTLFSVDLVNMDTCRNQLLLEDIRQYGREI; encoded by the coding sequence GTGCAAGAAGTAATATTATATGGTTCAAGGGCAAAAGGTACAGCGATGGAAAGAAGCGATATTGATATTGCTGTTTCGGGTGTGGATAACTTTGAATCACTTGTTGAAAAAGTGGAAGAATTGCCAACACTTTTCAGTGTGGATTTAGTGAATATGGATACCTGTAGGAATCAGTTATTATTGGAGGATATCAGGCAATATGGACGAGAAATTTAA
- a CDS encoding MBL fold metallo-hydrolase — protein MNVTMLGTGSALVTECYNTCFVLQENEKYFMVDGGGGSAILHQLKHAGIDWKEVRTIFVTHKHIDHITGIIWMIRMICQHMKQGEYEGEAVIYAHDEVIDLLLDLARKLLPKKETDFIGKRLHLIAVKNGESVEILNKRVTFFDIQSTKAKQFGFCMELGDGERLTCCGDEPYNPCEKKYAENSTWLLHEAFCLDGQADIFHPYEKHHSTVKNACEFAEELHVKNLLLYHTEDRNLSHRKELYYEEGRKYFSGNLLIPDDLETFII, from the coding sequence ATGAATGTTACGATGCTTGGAACAGGAAGTGCACTTGTTACGGAATGTTATAACACCTGTTTTGTGTTGCAGGAAAATGAGAAATATTTTATGGTGGATGGTGGCGGTGGAAGTGCCATTCTGCATCAGTTAAAGCATGCCGGAATTGACTGGAAAGAGGTTAGAACTATCTTTGTGACACATAAACATATCGATCACATTACGGGTATCATATGGATGATCCGTATGATATGCCAGCATATGAAGCAGGGCGAATATGAAGGCGAAGCTGTGATATATGCACATGATGAAGTCATTGATCTGCTGCTTGATCTGGCCAGAAAACTTCTGCCAAAGAAAGAGACAGATTTTATCGGTAAACGGCTGCATCTGATAGCAGTTAAAAATGGAGAGTCTGTTGAAATTTTGAATAAACGGGTTACATTTTTTGATATCCAATCCACAAAAGCGAAACAGTTCGGTTTCTGCATGGAACTGGGAGATGGAGAGAGATTAACCTGCTGCGGAGATGAACCATACAATCCATGTGAAAAGAAGTATGCAGAGAACAGTACATGGTTGTTGCACGAAGCATTTTGTCTGGATGGTCAGGCGGATATATTCCATCCATACGAGAAGCATCATTCAACAGTGAAAAATGCCTGTGAGTTTGCAGAAGAATTGCATGTGAAAAATCTGCTGCTGTATCATACAGAGGATCGGAATCTTTCACATCGAAAAGAATTGTATTATGAAGAAGGAAGAAAATATTTCAGTGGGAATCTTCTGATCCCGGATGATCTGGAAACGTTTATAATTTAA
- a CDS encoding antibiotic biosynthesis monooxygenase, with the protein MRNIVLLVRYTTQSGMRGKFVEAVMASGILDQIRKEKGCVSYNYYEDVEDPDKLLLVEEWESEEDQQKHLQMPHMEMLKQIKEKYVFDTVVTKR; encoded by the coding sequence ATGAGAAACATCGTTTTGCTTGTCAGATATACAACACAATCAGGGATGAGAGGGAAATTTGTTGAGGCTGTGATGGCATCCGGGATTTTAGATCAGATTCGGAAGGAAAAAGGATGTGTGTCATATAATTATTATGAGGATGTCGAAGATCCGGACAAACTGCTGCTCGTAGAGGAATGGGAATCGGAGGAGGATCAGCAGAAGCATTTGCAGATGCCGCATATGGAGATGTTAAAGCAGATAAAAGAAAAATATGTCTTTGATACAGTAGTAACAAAAAGATAG
- a CDS encoding helix-turn-helix domain-containing protein, with protein MGNKYLIKEAAKLVDVEPHVLRYWEEELDMRIKRNDMGHRYYDEQDIRILKKIKELKDRGIQLKAIHELVQKMYDILENGVPAEDASKEVEADFTSELVNTVTQIGEDVDDDQARIVDFKLVQFQSVMSKIVGNSIKENIKPISQAVTAETTEQIAKQMDVIMREQDERAEERYRRLDTVIREMQQTRREIAAAETTGKKKKHFFGKKNK; from the coding sequence ATGGGAAATAAATATCTGATAAAGGAAGCGGCAAAGCTGGTTGATGTGGAGCCTCATGTATTAAGGTATTGGGAAGAGGAACTTGATATGCGGATCAAGCGGAATGATATGGGACATCGATATTATGATGAGCAGGATATCCGCATTTTAAAGAAGATAAAGGAATTGAAGGATCGCGGAATTCAGCTTAAGGCAATACATGAACTGGTGCAGAAAATGTATGATATTTTGGAAAATGGTGTTCCGGCAGAGGATGCATCCAAAGAGGTAGAGGCAGATTTTACCTCGGAGTTAGTGAATACGGTAACACAGATCGGTGAAGATGTGGATGACGATCAGGCAAGGATCGTGGATTTCAAGCTGGTTCAGTTCCAGTCCGTGATGTCAAAGATCGTTGGAAATTCCATAAAGGAGAATATTAAGCCAATCAGTCAGGCAGTGACAGCGGAGACAACCGAGCAGATAGCAAAGCAGATGGATGTCATTATGAGAGAACAGGACGAGCGGGCTGAGGAGCGGTACCGAAGACTGGATACCGTGATCCGGGAAATGCAGCAGACCAGACGGGAGATTGCGGCAGCAGAAACTACCGGAAAAAAGAAAAAACATTTCTTTGGCAAGAAAAATAAGTAA
- the proS gene encoding proline--tRNA ligase — MANEKKLVEAITSMDEDFAQWYTDVVKKAELTDYSSVRGCMILRPAGYAIWENIQKELDRRFKEIGVENVYMPLFIPESLLQKEKDHVEGFAPEVAWVTQGGLDPLPERLCVRPTSETLFCDLYSNIIHSYRDLPKVYNQWCSVVRWEKTTRPFLRSMEFLWQEGHTAHATAEEAEERTIQMLNVYADFCEQVLAIPMIKGRKTDKEKFAGAEATYTIEALMHDGKALQSGTSHNFGDGFAKAFGVQYTDANNKLQYVHQTSWGMSTRIIGAIIMVHGDDSGLVLPPRIAPTQVMIIPINQKKEGVLEKAQEVKAALSEKFTVKLDDSNKNPGWKFSEQEMRGIPVRIEIGPKDIEAGQAVIVRRDNREKTVVSLDNITEAVGEILEKMQADMLAKATAHRDANTHEAHNWEEFTDILTRKQGFIKAMWCGDRACEEAIKDETGATTRCMPFEQEHLSDVCVHCGKPAKTMVYFGKAY, encoded by the coding sequence ATGGCTAATGAAAAGAAATTAGTAGAGGCTATTACTTCCATGGACGAAGATTTTGCCCAGTGGTACACAGATGTTGTAAAGAAAGCAGAGCTTACAGATTATTCAAGTGTAAGAGGATGCATGATTTTACGACCGGCCGGTTATGCCATCTGGGAAAATATACAGAAGGAACTCGACAGAAGATTCAAGGAAATAGGCGTAGAAAATGTATATATGCCATTGTTCATTCCTGAAAGTCTTCTTCAGAAGGAGAAGGATCACGTAGAAGGATTTGCACCTGAAGTTGCATGGGTAACACAGGGTGGCTTGGATCCACTTCCGGAGCGTTTATGTGTAAGACCTACATCAGAGACTCTGTTCTGTGATCTGTATTCGAATATCATTCATTCATATAGAGATCTTCCAAAGGTTTATAACCAGTGGTGTTCAGTTGTTCGTTGGGAAAAGACAACCAGACCTTTCCTTCGTTCGATGGAATTCTTATGGCAGGAAGGTCATACGGCACATGCTACAGCAGAAGAAGCAGAGGAAAGAACCATCCAGATGTTAAATGTCTATGCTGATTTCTGTGAGCAGGTTCTGGCTATTCCTATGATCAAGGGACGTAAGACAGATAAAGAGAAGTTTGCAGGTGCAGAGGCTACTTATACGATCGAAGCTCTGATGCATGATGGTAAGGCACTTCAGTCCGGAACAAGCCATAATTTCGGAGATGGATTTGCCAAGGCATTTGGCGTTCAGTATACAGACGCAAATAATAAATTACAGTATGTACACCAGACTTCATGGGGTATGTCAACCAGAATTATCGGCGCGATCATCATGGTTCATGGTGATGACAGCGGTCTGGTGCTTCCACCAAGAATCGCTCCTACACAGGTTATGATCATTCCGATCAACCAGAAGAAGGAAGGCGTTCTTGAAAAGGCACAGGAGGTCAAGGCAGCTCTTTCTGAGAAGTTCACAGTTAAGCTGGATGATTCTAATAAGAACCCAGGCTGGAAATTCTCTGAGCAGGAGATGCGCGGCATTCCGGTTCGTATCGAGATCGGACCAAAGGATATCGAAGCTGGTCAGGCAGTTATCGTACGTCGTGATAACAGAGAAAAGACAGTTGTGTCATTAGATAATATTACAGAAGCAGTTGGAGAGATCCTTGAGAAGATGCAGGCAGACATGCTTGCAAAGGCAACTGCTCACAGAGATGCCAATACACATGAGGCTCATAACTGGGAAGAATTCACTGACATTCTGACAAGAAAGCAGGGATTCATCAAAGCTATGTGGTGTGGCGACAGAGCCTGTGAGGAAGCGATCAAGGATGAGACCGGTGCAACAACCAGATGTATGCCATTTGAGCAGGAGCATCTGTCCGATGTCTGTGTACATTGCGGTAAGCCTGCAAAGACGATGGTATACTTTGGCAAGGCATACTAA